The Gemmatimonadales bacterium genome includes the window TCGACCGGCATGACGGTACGCGATCGACCCCGAAATCAGCAAGCCCCGGGCCAGTGATCGCTGCGAAACCTTGCATGGCATGGAACTTGGTATCGCATGCCCCGCGTGTTCGGCGCCGCGCCGCCTCCGTCTGCGTGAGCTCGAATGCGCATCGTCAACCCTCGCGTGAATCGCGAGCCCCAGGGACATCTGCACGGCTCCGCGCTCGTCGCCCGCCTGCGTTGCTCTCTATCGAAAGACTCGGCCGCCGCGCCGCCAGCCCCGAAGGACGTACGTCATGACCGCAGTGCTTCATCCCCATCCGGCCGCGGCCCTCGCCGCGCCTTCTCGTCCGCTCGCCGCGCCCGCATTCCTCCGCCGCATCTGGCGCCCCGCCACCGATCTCGCCGTCGATCTGGGCACCGCGAATACGCTCGTCGTGGTTCAGGGCGAGGGGCTGGTGCTCGACGAGCCCACCGTCGCCGCCGTCGGCCCCGGCGGCGAGGTGCTCGGCGCCGGCCTCGACGCCAAGCGGATGATCGGCCGCGCGCCCGCGGGCGTGCGGGTCATCCGCCCGCTCAAGGACGGCGTGATCGCCGACTTCAGCGTGGCGGAGCAACTGCTTCGCACGTTCCTTCGGCGGGTGCTCGACCGACATCTCATTCGGATGAAGCCAAGCGTGCTGGTCTGCGTCCCCTCTTGCATCACCGATGTCGAGCGCCGCGCCGTCCGCGACGCGGCTCGGAGCGCCGGCGCCAAGCGGCTCCGCACGGTGGACGAGCCGGTGGCCGCCGCGATCGGCGCGGGCCTGCCCGTGAACGAGCCGTCAGGGAGCCTCGTGGTGGACGTGGGCGGCGGCACGACCGACGTCGCCGTGCTCTCGCTCGGGAGCGTCGTGT containing:
- a CDS encoding rod shape-determining protein, with product MTAVLHPHPAAALAAPSRPLAAPAFLRRIWRPATDLAVDLGTANTLVVVQGEGLVLDEPTVAAVGPGGEVLGAGLDAKRMIGRAPAGVRVIRPLKDGVIADFSVAEQLLRTFLRRVLDRHLIRMKPSVLVCVPSCITDVERRAVRDAARSAGAKRLRTVDEPVAAAIGAGLPVNEPSGSLVVDVGGGTTDVAVLSLGSVVCDASIRTGGDAMDQAIVQFLRKHYNLLVGDATAERVKLALGSAAPFEVEQTLPVRGRDLISGLPRTVTVESVGVRDAMHEPVQRIVNAVRRVLEATPPELSRDLVDRGIVLTGGGAMIRGLDALLTYETGLPVRVDLDPLTSVVRGTGMILGEPGRWADVLAA